The Fusobacterium polymorphum genome segment ATATTTATAGTTGACTTAGTAAATTTCATTGCATTCGTAAAAAGATTCACAAACAATCTTTCAAGCATAAGTTTATTTCCATAGATTCTTAAATCTTTTTCAATATTTGTAATTAATTCTATATTATTATTTTCCAATAAAGTTCTATAATCTTCTAATAATTGTAGAATTATATTTGAAAAATTTATTTTATCTTTTTCTATCTCATTCTGTCTTTCCATTTTTGAAAGTTCCATAATTTGATTTATTAAGTTAGTCATTTTTTTTGCTTGTCTATTAATAACCTCAAAAGATTCTTTAGCCTCATCTAATGTTTCTACATAATCTAAAGCATAATCACTTTGAGCCAAAATAACAGTTATTGGTGTTCTTAATTCATGGGATACATCTGAACTAAATTGCTTTTCATGAATAAAAACCTCTTCCACAGTATCCAACATTTCATTGAATGTAGAAGCCATCTTATGAATTTCATCTTCACCATAATCTAAATCTATTCTTCTTGAAAAATTCTTACTTTTTTTAATTTCTAATGCAGTTTCTGATATTTTTTTAACTGGTTTAAAAGCATTTTTAACTATTTTATATCCTACAAAAGCAACAAAGGCTATAAATAAAGGAGCTATATAATAAAATACTATATCCCACATTTTTGATATATCATTTTGAAATCTACTCAATGGATATATTCCTCTTATCCAATCTCCTGTATTTTTTAATCTTGTATCATAATATAAAAATTTTTTATTTTCTATTTGATATGTATTGATGTCTTCTATTGAAAACGCTAAAGTTAAATCAAAATCTTTTGGAATTTTACCTGCTATGATCTCATTATTTTCATTATACTTTATATAATAAATACCGTCATCAAAATTCTCAAACTCATCAGGATCTTCATAAATTTTTTCCACTGCACTGACAAGTTCTTCTGTGCTAGAATCATTTATGTATCTATCCTCTAAAAGAATGGCTGATGAAAGTACTATACTAAATAGAAATATAATAACAGCAGTAAACCAAACTGTTACTCTTATACTTACAGGAATTTTTGAAAGTGGTCTACTCATCTTCTTTAAGAACATAGCCCAAACCTCTTTTTGTATGTATTATTGGCTTTGAATCTCCTATATCAATTTTTTTACGAATATTTTTTATTAAAACATCTATAATATTGGATTCTCCTTCATAAGCATAATCCCACACACCATCTCTGATTTTATCTCTACTCAACACACGACCTTTATTTTGAATTAAATATTCTAATACTTCATATTCTTTTCCTGTTAACTCTATATTTTTTCCAGCTCTTGTAACAGATTTTTTTGAAATATCAACTATTAAATCATCTATTTGTAACTCATTTGAAATATTACCATATTTTCTTCTCACAAGAGCTCTGATTCTTGCTATTAGTTCTCTAAAATCAAAAGGTTTTACTAAATAATCATCTGCTCCTAAATCCAAACCTTTTATCTTTTCATCTATTCCATCTCTTGCTGTCAACATTAAAACTGCTGTTTCATTTTTATTTGCTCTAAGATTTTTAACTACCTCATAACCATTCATTTTAGGCATCATTACATCTAGTATTATTACATCATAATCGCCATAATTTAAGTATTCAAGTGCTTCTTCTCCATCAAAAACACTATCAACACTAAAATTATTTTTCTTCAAATGTTTAGTAATTATATTGTTTAAATCTTTTTCATCTTCAACCACTAAAATTTTCATTATATCACCTTCTCACATATTCCAAGTATTCTAATATTAATATAAAGATATGAATTGGAAATGAATTATATACTTTCCTTTATAGTTAAAATTTTTCCACTATTAGCATCAATATTTATTTCTTTTTCAGATTTATCTTCTTTAACTTCAACTGTATAATATGCCTTTTTATCTATATTTTTTAATTCTATACTTTTTACTCTTCCATTAAATGAATTATCTAAAGCTATTTTACTTGCTTGTTCAAAAGTAATTGGTAAATTGTAACTAGGATTATATTCATCATCATAATTAGGATCCATTTTATAAACTTCACCTGTATTTACATTAATAATAAATTCTATTTTTTGTCCTTTATCAAAAGCCTCTCCATCATATACAATTTTACCTTTATAATTAGATATTTCTATTTTTGTAACTCTTGATTGAGGATAATTTCTTAAAACTATATCAACTACATCATCATAATTAACTTGGTAAGAAAAACTTAAAGTTGATAAGATTAAAAATAATAATAGTCCTATATTTTTTATTTTTTTCATAAAGAAAGCCCCCTTTATTCAAGTACTCCTCTTTTTAAATAAATTTGTCTATCAGTAACTTGTGATAAATCTCTGGCATGAGTTACCACAACTATACTCTGATTATGTTCCTTATTTATTTTTCTAAAAAGTGAGAATATAAGTTCCCCTGTATCTTCATCTAAGTTTCCAGTAGGTTCATCTGCTAAAATAAGTTTTGGTTTATTAATCATAGCTCTTGCTATTGCAACTCTTTGTTTTTCTCCACCTGACAATTGATTAGGCTTATGTTTTATTCTTTCTGCTAAACCAACTATTTCTAATAGTTCTTTTGCCTCTTTTTCTATTTCTACTTTATTTTTAAAATTATTTAAAAGTGCTGGTATCATAACATTTTCAAGTGCAGTGAATTCACTCATCAAATAATGAAACTGAAATACAAAACCTAAAAAATGATTTTTAATATTATTTCTTTCCATTTCATTAAGTGAAGAAACTTCTTTATTATCTATCCAAATTTTACCATCATCTATTTTATCAAGTAAACCCATTATA includes the following:
- a CDS encoding PepSY domain-containing protein — its product is MKKIKNIGLLLFLILSTLSFSYQVNYDDVVDIVLRNYPQSRVTKIEISNYKGKIVYDGEAFDKGQKIEFIINVNTGEVYKMDPNYDDEYNPSYNLPITFEQASKIALDNSFNGRVKSIELKNIDKKAYYTVEVKEDKSEKEINIDANSGKILTIKESI
- the carS gene encoding coaggregation-regulating histidine kinase CarS, whose product is MFLKKMSRPLSKIPVSIRVTVWFTAVIIFLFSIVLSSAILLEDRYINDSSTEELVSAVEKIYEDPDEFENFDDGIYYIKYNENNEIIAGKIPKDFDLTLAFSIEDINTYQIENKKFLYYDTRLKNTGDWIRGIYPLSRFQNDISKMWDIVFYYIAPLFIAFVAFVGYKIVKNAFKPVKKISETALEIKKSKNFSRRIDLDYGEDEIHKMASTFNEMLDTVEEVFIHEKQFSSDVSHELRTPITVILAQSDYALDYVETLDEAKESFEVINRQAKKMTNLINQIMELSKMERQNEIEKDKINFSNIILQLLEDYRTLLENNNIELITNIEKDLRIYGNKLMLERLFVNLFTNAMKFTKSTINISLNRINKEVILQIKDDGIGIPKKDQKYIWDRFFQTSDSRNKDKNKGSGLGLSMVNRIVQLHSATIEVESEVGEGACFIVRFPI
- the carR gene encoding coaggregation response regulator transcription factor CarR, with the protein product MKILVVEDEKDLNNIITKHLKKNNFSVDSVFDGEEALEYLNYGDYDVIILDVMMPKMNGYEVVKNLRANKNETAVLMLTARDGIDEKIKGLDLGADDYLVKPFDFRELIARIRALVRRKYGNISNELQIDDLIVDISKKSVTRAGKNIELTGKEYEVLEYLIQNKGRVLSRDKIRDGVWDYAYEGESNIIDVLIKNIRKKIDIGDSKPIIHTKRGLGYVLKEDE
- a CDS encoding ABC transporter ATP-binding protein translates to MNNIIMKLEDIDKFYMETGNKLHILKKLNLEVKRGEFVSILGKSGSGKSTLLNIMGLLDKIDDGKIWIDNKEVSSLNEMERNNIKNHFLGFVFQFHYLMSEFTALENVMIPALLNNFKNKVEIEKEAKELLEIVGLAERIKHKPNQLSGGEKQRVAIARAMINKPKLILADEPTGNLDEDTGELIFSLFRKINKEHNQSIVVVTHARDLSQVTDRQIYLKRGVLE